In one window of Maribacter sp. BPC-D8 DNA:
- a CDS encoding DUF664 domain-containing protein, which translates to MKTKLLVLTLILSTFISFSQKEISREWTSFAQTITITTDQKIKFRVTASAKTIGENTDSWSGLWARVDTKNGENGFFDNMGDRPILSKDWNSYTIEGEIDENAKALVFGGLCSGNGEFYYDNFVVETEKPDGSFEKLDIKNASFETRLNDKGILGWISGISQDNPVKIKEFTFKNTSDTTDGKNAIVIVGEGVVKDKSDLIGPIDGYSPQIGTLITMLDNLSIRIEKQMSSLDVRELDHIMDKEANSIGALIMHLIATEVYYQNLTFDEMEYDEEDTKLLDIAMALGEDARNSINGKEASYYFNLWKKVRAKTKENFKARDDAWLAEVYPGSSINNHFSWFHVMEHQSSHLGQMLLLRKRIPPAPEPLTLPKLNKN; encoded by the coding sequence ATGAAAACTAAACTTCTTGTATTAACTCTTATCCTATCAACATTTATATCTTTTTCGCAGAAAGAAATATCTCGTGAATGGACTTCTTTTGCTCAAACTATTACCATTACTACAGATCAAAAAATTAAATTCAGAGTGACCGCATCGGCTAAAACTATTGGCGAGAATACTGACAGCTGGTCTGGACTTTGGGCTAGAGTAGATACTAAAAACGGTGAAAATGGTTTTTTTGATAACATGGGAGACCGACCTATTCTTTCTAAAGATTGGAATTCATACACTATTGAAGGTGAAATAGACGAGAATGCCAAAGCCCTGGTATTCGGCGGACTATGCAGTGGTAACGGAGAATTCTATTATGACAATTTTGTTGTAGAAACAGAAAAACCAGATGGTTCGTTTGAAAAACTGGATATTAAAAATGCAAGTTTTGAAACACGATTAAATGACAAAGGAATCTTGGGATGGATTAGCGGCATTAGCCAAGACAATCCTGTAAAAATTAAAGAGTTCACTTTCAAAAACACCAGTGATACTACTGATGGCAAAAATGCTATTGTTATTGTCGGCGAGGGTGTAGTAAAAGACAAATCTGATCTTATTGGTCCTATTGATGGGTATTCTCCACAAATTGGCACTTTAATTACCATGCTAGACAATTTAAGTATTAGAATAGAAAAGCAAATGAGCTCTTTAGATGTCAGGGAATTAGATCACATCATGGATAAAGAGGCAAATTCTATAGGGGCACTTATCATGCACTTGATTGCTACCGAAGTATATTACCAAAACTTGACTTTTGATGAAATGGAATATGATGAGGAAGACACTAAACTATTAGATATCGCAATGGCTCTTGGAGAGGATGCACGTAACAGTATCAACGGGAAAGAAGCTAGTTACTACTTTAATCTATGGAAAAAAGTTAGAGCAAAAACTAAAGAAAATTTCAAAGCTAGAGATGACGCTTGGTTAGCAGAAGTTTACCCAGGATCAAGCATTAACAATCACTTTTCATGGTTTCATGTAATGGAACATCAATCTAGTCATCTTGGTCAAATGCTTTTATTAAGAAAAAGAATTCCGCCAGCTCCCGAACCTTTAACGCTTCCTAAACTAAATAAAAACTAA
- a CDS encoding T9SS type B sorting domain-containing protein — translation MMYSRFFLLTILLTCCGITSLHAQLGFCGGNSGDPIFTEDFGSGTTDGPALPAGTTTYNFTTGTPNDGDYTISSSTNYYDWLSIEDHTPGDSNGKSFIVNASFTAGEFYQRQVTGLCENTTYEFSSWLINLQIAGSCEGNSIPVNVRFQIWDQTDTNMLAQGDTGSISGIGTTVWEQYALIFKTAPGQTSVILKMRNNSNGGCGNDLAIDDILFRSCGDNVTIATAADEASLVVCADQGSVSRTLTATPDASVFSTHAYQWQQSTDQQIWTDIPGENSAILNTPAVTATTYFRTKIAEDIANVNNDLCNVVSDVFDITVLPIPPAPTNNGDVTICEGELGTLSVNTQNAYSINWYDAATGGNLILSDNRNLEIDIAGTYYAEANSTEIECASTTRTAVTLTVNPLPVVPGDISTFLCEDSSTTLDAEVENAMYQWSTGATTQTIDVTEPGDYDVSITNANGCSAKRTFTVEQIDLPRIDKITSDGPSIVVSTSNNGNFEYSLDGISFQSSNIFEAVEGGFYTIYVQDNTDCGVVTQDFYHLVIQKFFTPNGDSYNDIFEPDGLEVFNTVMISIFDRYGKLLKFGNTNSTSWDGTFQGERLPEDDYWYLIEADSTQFKGHFSLKR, via the coding sequence ATGATGTACTCCAGATTTTTTCTACTTACTATTTTACTAACGTGTTGCGGCATAACTTCATTGCACGCGCAACTAGGTTTTTGTGGCGGTAATTCTGGAGACCCAATTTTTACCGAAGATTTTGGCTCTGGCACCACCGACGGACCAGCATTACCCGCCGGCACCACCACTTATAACTTCACCACTGGCACCCCAAATGACGGTGATTATACCATTTCGAGCTCTACTAATTACTACGACTGGCTTTCAATTGAAGACCACACACCAGGCGACAGTAACGGCAAATCTTTTATTGTTAATGCAAGTTTTACTGCGGGTGAGTTTTACCAACGCCAAGTAACAGGCTTGTGCGAAAATACTACGTATGAGTTTTCATCATGGCTTATTAATTTACAAATCGCAGGTAGCTGCGAAGGCAACAGCATACCTGTTAATGTTCGTTTTCAAATATGGGACCAGACAGACACCAACATGCTTGCACAAGGCGATACGGGCAGTATATCTGGTATTGGCACTACCGTATGGGAGCAATATGCCTTAATTTTTAAAACCGCACCTGGGCAAACCTCTGTTATTCTAAAAATGAGAAACAATAGTAATGGCGGCTGCGGTAATGACCTCGCTATAGATGACATTTTATTTAGATCTTGTGGCGATAATGTTACTATTGCAACTGCAGCTGATGAAGCCAGCTTAGTTGTTTGTGCTGACCAAGGCAGTGTGTCAAGAACATTGACCGCAACACCAGATGCTTCTGTTTTTAGCACCCATGCCTACCAATGGCAGCAAAGTACAGACCAACAAATATGGACAGACATACCCGGTGAGAATAGTGCAATTCTAAATACTCCGGCAGTTACTGCTACCACTTATTTTAGAACAAAAATTGCAGAAGATATTGCCAATGTAAATAACGATTTATGCAATGTGGTATCTGACGTTTTTGATATTACCGTTCTACCCATTCCGCCTGCCCCAACAAATAACGGAGACGTAACTATCTGCGAAGGTGAATTAGGCACTTTATCGGTCAATACACAAAACGCATATTCTATTAACTGGTACGATGCCGCTACTGGCGGTAATTTGATTTTATCTGATAATCGAAACTTAGAAATCGACATTGCTGGCACCTATTATGCAGAAGCCAATTCCACAGAAATTGAATGCGCATCTACTACTAGAACTGCAGTTACCTTAACCGTCAACCCTTTACCCGTAGTACCTGGTGACATTAGTACCTTTTTATGTGAAGATTCTTCTACCACGCTAGATGCCGAAGTTGAGAATGCCATGTATCAATGGTCTACAGGTGCGACAACTCAAACAATCGATGTTACCGAACCTGGAGATTATGATGTTAGCATTACCAATGCAAATGGCTGCTCTGCTAAACGCACCTTCACAGTTGAACAAATAGATTTACCTAGAATTGATAAAATAACATCTGACGGACCGTCAATAGTCGTTTCTACTTCTAACAATGGAAATTTTGAATATTCTTTAGACGGAATTTCATTTCAATCTAGTAACATTTTTGAAGCTGTAGAAGGCGGATTCTACACTATTTACGTTCAAGATAATACAGATTGCGGCGTAGTAACCCAAGATTTTTATCACCTGGTCATTCAAAAATTCTTTACACCGAACGGAGATTCTTATAATGATATTTTTGAACCTGACGGATTAGAGGTGTTTAACACTGTTATGATTTCAATTTTTGATCGCTACGGGAAACTCTTAAAATTCGGTAATACAAATTCCACATCTTGGGATGGCACTTTTCAAGGTGAACGATTGCCAGAAGATGATTATTGGTATTTAATTGAAGCTGATTCTACTCAATTTAAGGGACACTTCAGTTTAAAACGTTAA
- a CDS encoding UbiA family prenyltransferase, whose product MFNLLDLKISRPGLWFPTIWIYLVPFANQVDYWQSVNFWLGLFFVTFPLNYLVYGLNDYNDIDADAVNDRKGNFLFGAKASKSQLKGVLTKITILTSVFVIAFTFISGLKMFFLLLFMVVVNILYNFKPFRIKERPPFEILIQVGYVVTVFFSTELNNLETLPWQTLVYLSLFAFQAHIAGEIMDIEPDLASGKRTTATLIGRKNSKFLMLLILVCESVLVWYWFEDVVLASFLGLFSAFMVLDIFVIFKGRAYALPEMKLFGYLINLSALASMLWVLYGGKLLMV is encoded by the coding sequence ATGTTTAATCTATTGGATTTAAAGATATCTAGACCCGGACTTTGGTTTCCTACTATTTGGATTTATTTAGTTCCTTTTGCAAATCAGGTGGATTATTGGCAGTCGGTTAATTTTTGGCTCGGTTTGTTCTTCGTCACCTTCCCCTTAAATTATTTGGTTTATGGTCTTAACGATTATAATGATATAGATGCTGATGCCGTTAATGATAGAAAAGGAAATTTTCTATTTGGCGCCAAGGCTTCAAAATCGCAACTCAAAGGTGTACTGACTAAAATTACCATTCTGACATCGGTATTTGTAATTGCCTTCACCTTTATTTCTGGGTTGAAAATGTTCTTTCTGCTGCTGTTTATGGTGGTCGTGAACATTCTTTATAATTTTAAGCCGTTCAGAATAAAAGAAAGACCTCCGTTTGAAATTCTAATTCAGGTAGGGTATGTGGTTACGGTATTCTTTTCAACAGAACTGAATAATTTAGAAACGCTGCCGTGGCAAACATTGGTGTATTTGTCATTATTTGCATTTCAAGCACATATTGCTGGTGAAATAATGGATATTGAGCCAGATTTAGCTTCGGGCAAAAGAACCACCGCTACATTGATAGGGCGTAAAAATTCAAAATTTTTGATGCTCTTGATATTGGTATGCGAATCTGTTTTGGTTTGGTATTGGTTTGAAGATGTGGTGTTGGCATCATTTCTTGGTCTCTTTTCGGCATTTATGGTATTAGATATTTTTGTAATATTTAAAGGTAGAGCGTATGCCTTGCCAGAAATGAAATTGTTTGGTTATCTCATTAACTTATCGGCATTGGCATCTATGCTTTGGGTACTCTACGGCGGAAAGTTATTGATGGTTTAA
- the leuS gene encoding leucine--tRNA ligase — protein sequence MQYNFNEIEAKWQKYWAEHQTFKAENDSDKEKFYVLDMFPYPSGAGLHVGHPLGYIASDIYARYKRHKGFNVLHPQGYDSFGLPAEQYAIQTGQHPAVTTAANIKTYRRQLDQLGFSFDWSREVRTSSPEYYKWTQWIFIQIFNSWYNTDTDKAEDIETLISKFSSDGNANVNAVCDDDIASFSADEWNSFSDVKKQEILLQYRLTYLADTEVNWCPALGTVLANDEIVNGVSERGGHPVVRKKMTQWSMRISAYAQRLLDGLAKIDWPQPLKDSQTNWIGRSQGASATFNVNGHDAVIDVFTTRPDTIFGVSFMTLAPEHELVSEITTAEQKAEVEAYIEATAKRSERDRMADVKTISGAFTGAYAEHPFTKEPIPIWIGDYVLAGYGTGAVMSVPCGDQRDYDFAKHFNIDIPNIFEGVDISEEAHADKDKTVIANSDFLSGLPYKKAMKLAIYELEKLGQGEGKINYRLRDAVFSRQRYWGEPFPVYYVDGMPQMISPEHLPIKLPEVEKYLPTETGEPPLGNAEVWAWDTVANKVVNNSEINNTTVFPLELNTMPGWAGSSQYFNRYMDPENSEEIFSQKAINYWQDVDLYIGGSEHATGHLLYSRFWQKFMFDKGLVPKDEFAKKLINQGMITGTSAFVYRDEDGTLISKGLIEGRNVTPIHADVSLVNSSDELDVKAFKKWLPEYAKVDFVLEDGKYVVGREVEKMSKSKYNVVNPDAICEEYGADSLRLYEMFLGPLEQSKPWNTAGITGTHSFLKKLWRQFHTSGNASFLVSEYEPTKDAWKTLHKTIKKVEEDIENFSFNTSVSTFMICVNELSSQKCVSRQILEPLAILVSPYAPHIAEELWSKLGHTESIATAPFPKFEEKYLVESSKEYPISFNGKMKFTLELSLDLSKDEIEAAVMANEKTQQQLQGREPKKVIVVPGKIVNIVG from the coding sequence ATGCAATACAATTTCAACGAAATTGAAGCCAAATGGCAAAAATACTGGGCAGAACATCAAACATTTAAAGCAGAGAACGATTCTGATAAAGAAAAGTTCTATGTGTTAGATATGTTTCCTTATCCGTCTGGTGCGGGGCTACATGTTGGTCATCCGTTAGGGTATATTGCAAGTGATATTTATGCGCGTTACAAAAGGCATAAAGGGTTTAATGTATTGCACCCACAAGGCTACGATTCTTTTGGTTTGCCGGCAGAGCAGTATGCCATACAAACAGGGCAGCACCCTGCAGTTACTACTGCAGCAAATATTAAAACATACAGAAGACAGTTAGATCAATTAGGTTTTTCTTTTGATTGGAGTAGAGAAGTAAGAACTTCTAGTCCCGAGTATTACAAGTGGACGCAGTGGATATTTATTCAGATTTTCAATTCTTGGTATAATACCGATACTGATAAAGCAGAAGATATAGAAACCTTAATTTCTAAGTTTTCTTCGGATGGAAATGCCAATGTAAATGCCGTTTGTGATGATGATATAGCATCCTTTTCTGCGGATGAGTGGAATTCTTTTTCTGATGTCAAAAAACAAGAAATATTATTACAATATAGATTAACGTATTTGGCAGATACTGAGGTAAACTGGTGTCCTGCACTAGGTACGGTATTGGCAAATGACGAAATAGTAAACGGAGTGTCAGAACGTGGTGGTCACCCGGTTGTTCGTAAAAAAATGACTCAGTGGAGCATGCGTATTTCTGCATACGCACAACGTTTATTAGATGGTTTGGCGAAAATCGATTGGCCACAGCCATTAAAAGATTCACAAACCAATTGGATTGGGAGAAGTCAAGGAGCATCTGCAACTTTCAATGTAAATGGTCACGATGCTGTTATTGATGTCTTTACTACCAGACCCGATACTATTTTCGGAGTGTCATTTATGACCTTAGCTCCAGAGCATGAGTTGGTAAGTGAAATCACAACGGCAGAACAAAAAGCTGAGGTTGAAGCATATATTGAAGCAACAGCAAAACGTTCTGAGCGTGATCGTATGGCAGATGTAAAAACCATTTCAGGTGCTTTTACAGGTGCATATGCTGAGCATCCTTTTACTAAAGAACCTATTCCGATTTGGATTGGTGATTACGTATTGGCTGGTTATGGTACAGGAGCTGTAATGTCGGTACCATGCGGAGATCAGCGTGATTATGATTTTGCGAAACATTTTAATATTGATATCCCAAACATTTTTGAAGGTGTAGATATTTCTGAAGAAGCACATGCCGATAAAGATAAAACGGTGATAGCGAATAGCGATTTCTTAAGTGGTTTACCGTATAAGAAAGCGATGAAATTGGCTATTTATGAATTAGAGAAATTAGGACAAGGCGAAGGAAAAATAAACTATCGTTTACGTGATGCTGTTTTTAGTCGCCAAAGATATTGGGGAGAACCATTCCCAGTATATTATGTAGACGGAATGCCGCAGATGATTTCTCCAGAACATTTACCGATTAAGTTACCCGAAGTAGAGAAATATTTACCAACTGAAACTGGTGAGCCGCCATTAGGAAATGCTGAGGTTTGGGCTTGGGATACTGTAGCAAATAAGGTTGTAAATAATAGCGAGATAAATAATACCACTGTATTCCCGTTGGAATTGAATACCATGCCAGGTTGGGCCGGTAGTTCTCAGTATTTCAATAGATACATGGATCCAGAGAATAGTGAAGAAATATTCTCACAGAAAGCCATTAATTATTGGCAAGATGTAGATTTATATATAGGCGGTAGCGAGCATGCAACAGGTCATTTATTATATTCTCGTTTCTGGCAAAAATTCATGTTCGATAAAGGATTGGTACCTAAAGATGAATTTGCTAAAAAGCTTATTAATCAAGGAATGATTACTGGGACTAGTGCTTTTGTTTATAGGGATGAGGATGGAACTTTGATATCTAAAGGATTAATAGAAGGAAGGAATGTAACTCCAATTCATGCAGATGTTTCATTGGTTAATTCTTCGGATGAGTTAGATGTTAAGGCATTTAAAAAATGGTTGCCAGAATATGCTAAAGTTGATTTCGTATTAGAGGATGGAAAGTATGTGGTAGGTCGCGAAGTCGAAAAAATGTCCAAATCTAAATACAACGTCGTTAATCCTGATGCTATTTGTGAGGAGTACGGTGCCGACAGTTTGCGTTTATATGAAATGTTCTTAGGTCCTTTAGAGCAATCTAAGCCTTGGAACACGGCTGGTATTACTGGTACACATTCTTTCTTAAAGAAACTATGGAGACAGTTTCATACAAGTGGAAATGCATCATTTTTGGTTAGTGAATACGAGCCTACTAAAGATGCTTGGAAAACATTACACAAAACCATTAAAAAAGTAGAAGAAGATATAGAGAACTTCAGTTTTAATACATCGGTATCTACATTTATGATCTGTGTAAATGAACTTTCATCTCAGAAATGTGTAAGTAGACAAATATTAGAACCTTTGGCTATTTTGGTATCGCCGTATGCACCACATATAGCAGAAGAGCTTTGGAGTAAATTAGGTCATACAGAATCTATAGCTACAGCGCCTTTTCCGAAGTTTGAAGAAAAGTATTTGGTTGAGAGTAGTAAAGAATATCCTATTTCTTTCAATGGTAAAATGAAGTTTACTTTAGAGCTTTCTTTAGATTTATCAAAAGATGAAATAGAAGCTGCGGTAATGGCAAATGAAAAAACACAGCAACAGTTACAAGGTCGTGAACCTAAAAAGGTAATTGTAGTGCCAGGTAAAATTGTCAATATAGTAGGGTAG
- a CDS encoding SemiSWEET family sugar transporter, with protein MDSVEILGLVAATLTTAAYVPQVYKTWKNKSVEDISLTMYTVLLVGVLLWLLYGISINSLPVILANGITSTLLILMIIIKFKYK; from the coding sequence ATGGACAGTGTCGAAATCTTAGGTTTGGTCGCAGCTACTTTAACCACAGCGGCATATGTGCCACAGGTATATAAAACCTGGAAAAATAAATCTGTAGAAGATATTTCCCTCACCATGTATACTGTATTATTAGTAGGGGTTTTGCTTTGGTTGCTTTATGGTATAAGTATAAATAGTCTTCCTGTTATTTTAGCAAATGGAATTACATCTACCCTGTTAATTTTAATGATTATAATAAAATTTAAGTATAAATAA
- the ald gene encoding alanine dehydrogenase codes for MIVGIPKEIKNNESRVGMTPGGVFELVKNNHKVYVQSDAGEGSGFFNQDYQQAGAIILDTIGQVYAMSEMIVKVKEPIEEEYNLIQEGQILFTYFHFASSEALTKAMIKQKAVCIAYETVEDEEGTLPLLTPMSEVAGRMAIQQGAKYLEKPVKGRGVLLGGVPGVAPGKVLVLGAGVVGIQAAKMAAGLGAHVTILDVNMKRLRYANDVMPPHVVTEFSNEFNIRRLIKTHDLIIGGVLLKGAKAPNLITRDMLKEMRPGTVIVDVAVDQGGCVETTKPTTHEDPIYIIDDVVHYSVANMPGAVPYTSTMALTNVTLPFALKLANLGWEAACEKDASLKKGLNIVEGKIVLQEIIEAFGWEEVVA; via the coding sequence ATGATTGTTGGTATTCCAAAAGAAATTAAGAACAATGAAAGCAGGGTAGGTATGACACCTGGCGGGGTTTTCGAATTGGTAAAGAACAACCACAAAGTATATGTTCAGTCAGATGCTGGTGAAGGCAGTGGTTTCTTCAATCAAGATTATCAACAAGCAGGGGCTATAATTCTAGATACTATTGGTCAGGTATATGCCATGAGCGAAATGATCGTAAAAGTAAAAGAGCCTATTGAAGAAGAATATAATTTAATTCAAGAAGGTCAAATACTTTTTACTTATTTCCACTTTGCATCAAGTGAAGCTTTAACGAAGGCAATGATCAAACAAAAAGCGGTTTGTATCGCTTATGAAACGGTAGAAGATGAAGAGGGTACTTTACCCCTTTTAACACCAATGTCAGAAGTAGCCGGTAGAATGGCAATTCAGCAAGGTGCTAAATATTTAGAGAAACCTGTAAAAGGTCGTGGTGTATTATTAGGTGGCGTACCAGGTGTAGCTCCAGGTAAGGTTTTAGTCTTAGGTGCTGGTGTAGTGGGTATACAGGCTGCTAAAATGGCAGCAGGTTTAGGGGCTCACGTAACTATCTTAGATGTAAACATGAAACGTCTACGTTATGCAAATGATGTAATGCCACCGCATGTAGTAACAGAATTTTCAAACGAGTTTAATATTCGAAGACTTATAAAAACGCATGATCTAATTATTGGAGGTGTTTTATTGAAAGGAGCTAAAGCTCCGAATTTGATTACAAGAGACATGTTGAAAGAAATGAGACCTGGTACCGTAATCGTTGATGTTGCTGTGGATCAAGGCGGATGTGTAGAAACAACCAAGCCTACCACGCATGAAGACCCTATTTATATTATAGATGATGTAGTGCATTACTCCGTTGCAAATATGCCGGGTGCAGTACCTTATACATCGACAATGGCATTGACCAATGTAACTTTACCTTTTGCTTTGAAATTAGCAAATTTAGGATGGGAAGCAGCATGTGAGAAAGATGCATCTTTAAAGAAAGGATTAAATATCGTAGAAGGAAAAATAGTGCTCCAAGAAATTATTGAAGCCTTTGGTTGGGAAGAAGTAGTTGCCTAA
- a CDS encoding zinc metallopeptidase, with translation MMGYYILLGAIALVSWLVSNKLKSKFKFYSKVHLKNGMSGAEIAEKMLADHGIRDVKVVSTPGMLTDHYNPANKTVNLSEGVYNQRNASAAAVAAHECGHAVQHAEAYEWLGLRSKLVPIVNVTSGMSQWVVFGGLALGAAAGLGFGYWVAVAGLIMMGMATVFSLVTLPVEYDASNRALAWLKNKNIVTPEEYKGSEDALKWAARTYLVAAIGSLATLVYWGLQVFGGRD, from the coding sequence ATGATGGGATATTATATACTGCTCGGAGCAATCGCTTTGGTCAGCTGGTTAGTAAGTAATAAGTTAAAGAGTAAGTTTAAGTTTTATTCTAAGGTTCATTTAAAGAATGGAATGAGCGGTGCTGAGATTGCTGAAAAAATGTTAGCAGATCATGGTATTAGAGATGTAAAAGTAGTTTCTACGCCTGGGATGCTTACCGATCATTACAATCCTGCTAATAAAACAGTAAATCTAAGTGAAGGTGTGTATAACCAAAGAAATGCTTCAGCTGCTGCAGTTGCGGCTCACGAATGTGGTCACGCTGTGCAACATGCAGAGGCTTATGAATGGTTGGGCTTGCGTTCAAAATTAGTACCTATAGTAAATGTAACATCAGGCATGTCGCAATGGGTAGTTTTTGGTGGTTTGGCATTAGGTGCCGCTGCCGGATTAGGATTTGGTTATTGGGTAGCTGTAGCTGGTCTAATAATGATGGGTATGGCAACAGTATTTAGCCTTGTAACCTTGCCAGTTGAGTATGATGCTAGTAATAGAGCATTGGCATGGTTGAAAAATAAAAATATAGTTACACCAGAAGAATATAAAGGTTCTGAAGACGCTTTGAAATGGGCTGCACGTACTTATTTGGTAGCTGCAATTGGTTCATTGGCAACTTTAGTGTACTGGGGATTACAAGTTTTTGGCGGTAGAGATTAA
- a CDS encoding Lrp/AsnC ligand binding domain-containing protein, which yields MKTPTSLAKIDGIDKKILRFLMEDARKPVLEIARSIGISGAAIHQRLRKLEASGLLSGSKFIVNPKSLGYTTMAYIGIYLDKAMSNPMAVKQLEKIPEVLECHYTTGNWSILIKVLCRDNEHLMQVLNKEIQAIEGVSRTETFISLAQQIDRQISI from the coding sequence ATGAAAACACCGACTTCTTTGGCTAAAATTGATGGTATAGATAAAAAAATCTTGCGTTTTTTAATGGAAGACGCCCGTAAGCCAGTACTTGAAATTGCGAGAAGTATTGGAATATCTGGCGCAGCCATACATCAACGTTTAAGAAAACTAGAAGCATCGGGACTTTTATCTGGCTCTAAATTTATTGTAAACCCTAAATCATTGGGGTATACTACCATGGCATATATTGGAATATATCTAGACAAAGCTATGAGCAACCCAATGGCGGTAAAACAACTAGAGAAAATTCCTGAAGTATTGGAATGCCACTACACTACCGGAAACTGGTCTATCCTCATAAAAGTGTTATGTAGAGATAACGAACACTTAATGCAGGTATTAAATAAAGAAATACAAGCCATTGAAGGGGTTTCAAGAACCGAAACCTTTATATCATTAGCGCAGCAAATAGACAGGCAAATAAGTATATAA
- a CDS encoding saccharopine dehydrogenase family protein, producing the protein MMRKILVIGAGKSTSYLLDYLLGKSETENLEITIGDINPDAISPSIANHKHCNVIKLDIFDETARQKAIENSNIVISMLPARFHIKVAEDCVRLKKHLVTASYVSPELLALDKEVKEAGLVFMNEIGLDPGVDHMSAMQVIDRIRDKGGKIILFESFCGGLVAPEYDNNLWNYKFTWNPRNVVLAGQGGTAKFLQEGTYKYIPYHRLFRRTEFFEIEGYGRFEGYANRDSLNYRDAYKLQDALTIYRGTMRRVGFSKAWNMFIQLGATDDTYAIENSEKMNYREFINLFLPYSPTDSVELKLRHYLKLDQDDIRWDKLLELNIFDDTKLIGIPNATPAQALQKILEDSWTLKAEEKDMIVMYHKFGYELNGEKKQIDSKLVVTGENQTFTAMAKTVGLPVAMAALKILNGNITTPGVQIPITKEVYEPILKELEDYGVNFKEYEIPYLGYNPNSVVN; encoded by the coding sequence ATGATGCGAAAAATTCTTGTTATAGGCGCAGGTAAATCAACCTCTTATTTATTAGATTACCTTTTAGGTAAATCTGAAACCGAAAATTTAGAGATCACCATTGGTGATATCAACCCTGACGCAATTTCCCCTTCGATTGCCAATCACAAACATTGCAACGTTATAAAACTCGATATTTTTGACGAAACAGCAAGGCAAAAGGCTATTGAAAACTCAAACATCGTTATCTCTATGCTTCCTGCCCGTTTTCACATTAAGGTTGCAGAAGATTGTGTTCGCCTTAAAAAGCATTTGGTTACAGCCTCGTACGTAAGTCCAGAATTATTGGCTCTTGACAAAGAGGTGAAGGAAGCGGGACTCGTTTTCATGAACGAAATAGGCTTAGACCCTGGTGTTGACCATATGAGTGCCATGCAGGTGATCGATCGTATTCGTGATAAAGGTGGGAAAATAATTTTGTTCGAATCTTTCTGTGGCGGATTAGTTGCCCCTGAATACGACAACAATCTTTGGAATTATAAATTTACTTGGAACCCAAGAAACGTAGTGCTTGCCGGTCAAGGTGGTACTGCTAAATTCTTACAAGAAGGCACCTATAAGTATATACCTTACCATCGCTTGTTTAGACGTACCGAATTCTTTGAAATAGAAGGATATGGTCGTTTTGAAGGATATGCCAATCGCGATTCTTTAAACTACAGAGATGCTTATAAATTACAAGACGCCTTAACCATATACAGAGGTACCATGCGTCGTGTAGGATTTTCGAAAGCATGGAATATGTTTATTCAATTAGGTGCTACCGACGATACGTATGCTATAGAAAACTCTGAAAAAATGAATTATCGTGAATTCATTAATCTATTTCTTCCGTATTCACCTACCGATTCTGTTGAATTAAAGCTTAGGCATTACCTGAAGTTGGATCAAGATGATATCCGTTGGGATAAATTATTGGAACTGAACATTTTTGACGACACTAAACTAATCGGAATTCCCAATGCAACACCAGCCCAAGCACTTCAGAAAATTCTAGAAGACAGCTGGACGCTTAAAGCCGAAGAGAAAGATATGATTGTTATGTATCATAAATTCGGTTACGAATTAAACGGAGAAAAGAAACAAATAGATTCTAAACTGGTAGTTACAGGTGAAAACCAAACGTTTACGGCAATGGCAAAAACCGTAGGTTTACCCGTAGCCATGGCTGCTCTAAAAATATTGAATGGCAATATTACGACCCCAGGTGTTCAGATTCCTATCACCAAAGAAGTTTACGAACCTATATTAAAAGAACTTGAAGATTACGGAGTCAATTTTAAAGAATACGAAATACCGTATTTAGGCTATAATCCGAATTCTGTAGTTAACTAG